The Flavobacterium piscisymbiosum genome includes a region encoding these proteins:
- a CDS encoding N-acetylmuramoyl-L-alanine amidase family protein, with product MNRFNKIKVIFTFFLTILSFCAYSQSNVFKVTLDAGHGDHDFGAVYSGRIEKNIALAIVLKVGKILESTPNVNVIYTRKTDVFIDLVERANIANRANSNIFVSIHCNANKNTAADGTETYVMGLSKLASNLEAAKKENSVITLEKDYKRKYEGYDPNSPESMIGLTLMQEEYQDNSISLASKIEDNFEKLGKKLRQGGVKQAPFMVLHKAYMPRVLVETGFISNPTEGNILNSEEGQNDIAKAIAEAILSYKREYFGSGSNESNDARPVRDTTPVKAKVVEAPVAAKNTPKGTFFKVQLIASIKKTPLEPKNFKGLKNVTMIYENNIYKYFYQETSDYTAAKKYLEEAKDKGYGASFLVATKDGEKISIQDAIK from the coding sequence ATGAACAGATTTAACAAAATTAAAGTAATATTTACTTTTTTTCTAACGATATTGTCTTTTTGTGCATACAGCCAGTCAAATGTTTTTAAGGTAACACTTGATGCTGGACATGGAGATCATGACTTTGGAGCTGTTTATAGCGGACGGATTGAAAAAAATATTGCTTTGGCTATTGTTTTAAAAGTTGGTAAAATTTTAGAAAGCACGCCCAATGTTAATGTGATTTATACTCGTAAAACAGATGTTTTTATCGATTTGGTCGAAAGAGCCAATATTGCAAACAGAGCAAATTCGAATATTTTTGTCTCAATTCACTGTAATGCCAATAAAAATACGGCTGCAGACGGAACAGAAACATATGTAATGGGTTTAAGTAAACTGGCATCGAATCTTGAGGCTGCGAAAAAAGAGAACTCGGTTATTACCTTAGAGAAAGATTATAAACGTAAATACGAAGGTTATGATCCCAATTCTCCGGAATCTATGATTGGATTGACTTTAATGCAGGAAGAATATCAGGACAATAGTATTTCACTGGCCAGTAAAATTGAAGATAATTTTGAAAAACTGGGAAAAAAACTAAGACAGGGAGGAGTAAAGCAGGCACCATTTATGGTACTTCATAAAGCGTATATGCCAAGGGTTTTAGTAGAAACCGGATTTATCTCTAATCCTACTGAAGGAAATATTTTAAATTCTGAAGAAGGGCAAAACGACATTGCAAAAGCTATTGCCGAAGCAATTTTGAGTTATAAAAGAGAATATTTTGGTTCCGGGTCTAATGAATCAAACGATGCGCGACCAGTAAGAGATACTACTCCGGTAAAAGCAAAGGTGGTTGAAGCTCCTGTGGCTGCTAAGAATACTCCAAAAGGAACATTCTTTAAAGTACAGCTTATTGCAAGCATTAAAAAAACACCTTTAGAACCTAAAAATTTTAAAGGACTAAAAAATGTAACAATGATATACGAAAATAATATTTATAAATATTTTTACCAGGAAACTTCAGATTATACAGCTGCAAAAAAATATTTAGAAGAAGCTAAGGATAAAGGATATGGGGCTTCTTTTTTAGTTGCAACTAAAGACGGAGAAAAGATCAGTATTCAAGACGCTATTAAATAA
- a CDS encoding putative LPS assembly protein LptD, giving the protein MTCQKTSHNFTKIAFKPLHTNLFNIVLLSFFLTLGCGNLYSQEIKNKKKPLPTVKQTDKPKTVVPDLTPAPIADTIKLDTVKTKKSALDAVTKYKAKDYAKYDRKNKTLTLYNEAELYYKDVELKSGIIVLNLEKDEVYAGRIRDSAGVLIQYPNFKQGPSEVQPDSIRFNFKTKKALIYNSRTEQGEFKIKAAITKKENDSVYFLKGARFTTAKDIDDPEYYFRTNKVKFVPNKKVVVGTTQMVIADVPTPLVLPFAFFPMTKERSVSGIIVPSYNDSNTRGFSLQNMGYYFALSDNYDLTVLGDYYTNGSYAMRFESAYATRYKYRGNINIRFENLINSERGYPDYSKENIYNIQWSHSKDSKSNPNSSFSASVNMGSSKYFKRSINQANVGSNLNNTLNSSISYNRTFNTIPQARFSLTATHSQNTQTEQIQMTLPTLQASVDRVYPFVGKDGVKKGFIKNINLQYNLSGKNNITTTDSLFFKPQMFRDAQIGMQHSIPISTNFKIFKYFSAGASTNYQETWVTKTIDKNYDPDKGQVVNTTVNGFDAFRTYNFSTNLGTTIYGTFNFGSDKRIQSIRHVMRPTVTYSYTPSFDQYYNNYTVDATGRISNYSRFDGGIFGAPGKSNSNIVSFALSNTFEAKVRDRDSTKTEPKKIMLLNNLNFSTSYNFNADGKESLAWQPVLVSGGTQLFDNKMNVNFGATLDPYAIDNGGARINTYNIDNGGSLFRMTSANVTLNYSFSNKGTGKEKDNTQSERNGGRKDDLFGTNTDLNDSRNSQFANEKDDGEDVITEFFKAKIPWDMTMAYSLTYSNVNRENKITGNSIMVSANMDITPKWKGGVSTGYDFVQKGVTFTQFRFERDLLSWRMAFNWSPLGVNSNWNFFIGIKSGMLSDIKWNKRSTSNR; this is encoded by the coding sequence TTGACATGTCAAAAAACAAGCCATAATTTTACAAAAATAGCATTTAAACCTTTGCATACAAACTTATTTAATATCGTTTTATTATCATTTTTCCTAACATTAGGATGTGGTAATTTATATTCGCAAGAGATAAAAAACAAAAAAAAGCCGTTACCAACTGTAAAACAAACAGATAAACCCAAAACTGTTGTTCCAGATCTAACACCGGCTCCAATTGCTGATACCATAAAGTTAGACACAGTTAAAACTAAAAAGAGCGCTTTAGATGCCGTTACTAAGTATAAAGCCAAAGATTATGCTAAGTACGACAGGAAAAACAAAACGCTTACTTTATATAATGAAGCTGAATTATATTATAAAGATGTCGAGCTAAAGTCGGGTATTATTGTTTTAAATCTCGAAAAAGATGAAGTTTATGCTGGTAGAATACGAGATTCTGCCGGTGTTTTGATACAATATCCCAATTTTAAACAAGGACCAAGCGAAGTTCAGCCTGATTCTATCCGATTTAATTTTAAAACAAAAAAAGCTTTAATCTATAATTCAAGAACTGAACAGGGAGAATTTAAAATCAAAGCGGCAATTACCAAAAAAGAAAACGATTCGGTTTACTTTTTAAAAGGAGCCCGTTTTACCACTGCAAAAGACATTGACGATCCTGAATACTATTTCAGAACCAACAAAGTAAAGTTCGTTCCCAATAAAAAGGTTGTTGTAGGTACCACTCAAATGGTAATTGCAGACGTACCTACTCCACTAGTATTGCCTTTTGCTTTTTTCCCAATGACCAAAGAGAGAAGTGTTTCCGGTATTATCGTACCAAGTTATAATGACTCGAATACAAGAGGTTTCTCATTGCAAAATATGGGTTATTATTTTGCTTTAAGCGATAATTACGACTTAACAGTTCTGGGAGATTATTATACCAATGGTAGTTATGCCATGCGTTTTGAGTCGGCATACGCAACAAGATACAAGTATAGAGGAAATATTAATATTCGTTTTGAGAACCTGATTAACAGTGAACGAGGCTATCCTGACTATAGTAAAGAAAATATTTACAACATTCAGTGGTCTCATTCAAAAGACTCAAAATCGAATCCAAATTCTAGTTTTTCTGCTTCTGTGAATATGGGTAGTAGTAAATATTTTAAGCGATCGATTAACCAGGCCAACGTAGGTTCGAATTTAAATAATACTTTAAATTCATCGATTTCTTACAACAGAACCTTCAATACAATTCCACAAGCACGTTTTTCATTAACAGCAACACATTCGCAAAATACGCAAACAGAGCAAATTCAGATGACATTGCCAACATTGCAAGCCAGTGTCGATCGTGTATATCCGTTTGTTGGAAAAGACGGGGTTAAAAAAGGTTTCATCAAAAACATCAACTTACAATATAATCTAAGCGGTAAAAACAACATTACCACTACAGATTCATTGTTCTTTAAACCACAAATGTTTAGAGATGCACAAATAGGAATGCAACATAGTATCCCGATTAGTACCAACTTTAAAATATTTAAATATTTTAGCGCAGGAGCTTCTACTAATTATCAGGAAACATGGGTAACAAAAACTATTGATAAAAATTACGATCCGGATAAAGGTCAGGTTGTAAACACAACTGTTAATGGTTTTGACGCTTTTAGAACGTATAATTTCAGTACGAATTTAGGAACTACGATTTACGGTACATTTAATTTTGGAAGCGATAAAAGAATTCAATCCATTCGTCACGTAATGCGTCCAACTGTTACTTATTCGTATACTCCAAGTTTTGATCAGTATTATAATAATTATACTGTTGATGCTACCGGAAGAATTTCGAATTATTCAAGATTTGATGGTGGTATTTTTGGAGCACCCGGCAAGAGCAATTCTAATATTGTATCTTTTGCTTTAAGCAATACTTTTGAAGCAAAAGTAAGAGACAGAGACAGCACAAAAACAGAACCTAAGAAAATTATGCTGCTAAACAATTTAAACTTTAGCACGAGTTATAATTTTAATGCGGATGGAAAAGAAAGTTTAGCGTGGCAACCTGTTCTTGTAAGCGGTGGAACACAACTTTTTGACAATAAAATGAATGTGAATTTTGGTGCGACTTTAGATCCGTATGCGATTGACAATGGCGGAGCCAGAATTAACACTTATAATATTGATAATGGCGGGAGTTTATTTAGAATGACCAGTGCCAACGTAACTTTAAACTATTCGTTTTCTAATAAGGGAACCGGAAAGGAAAAAGACAATACACAAAGCGAACGGAACGGGGGTCGTAAAGATGATTTATTCGGTACAAATACCGACTTGAATGACAGCCGAAACAGCCAGTTTGCCAATGAAAAAGATGACGGAGAAGATGTAATAACTGAATTCTTTAAAGCAAAAATACCATGGGATATGACAATGGCTTATTCATTGACCTATTCAAATGTAAATCGCGAAAATAAGATTACAGGAAACTCTATTATGGTATCTGCCAATATGGATATTACTCCAAAATGGAAAGGCGGAGTTTCGACCGGTTATGATTTTGTACAAAAAGGCGTTACTTTTACGCAATTCCGTTTTGAAAGGGATTTATTAAGCTGGAGAATGGCATTTAACTGGAGTCCACTGGGCGTAAACTCAAACTGGAACTTCTTTATCGGAATCAAATCCGGAATGCTTAGTGACATTAAATGGAACAAACGAAGCACTTCTAACCGATAG
- a CDS encoding RidA family protein — translation MKKIIFTDKAPAPIGPYNQAVLSGNTLYASGQIAINPASGELVIENINDETTQVMKNIAAILEAANMTFENVVKATIFIMDMNNFAAINAIYGSYFNEKTAPARETVQVACLPKNVNVEISIIAVQ, via the coding sequence ATGAAAAAAATCATCTTTACAGACAAAGCACCGGCTCCAATTGGCCCTTACAATCAGGCTGTATTATCAGGAAATACACTTTATGCCTCTGGACAGATTGCCATAAATCCAGCTTCAGGAGAACTTGTTATCGAAAATATAAATGATGAAACAACACAAGTAATGAAAAATATTGCTGCCATTCTTGAGGCTGCAAACATGACTTTTGAAAACGTAGTTAAAGCCACAATTTTCATTATGGATATGAATAATTTTGCCGCTATAAACGCTATTTACGGGTCTTATTTTAATGAGAAAACAGCACCTGCACGTGAAACAGTTCAGGTAGCATGCTTGCCAAAAAATGTAAACGTTGAGATTTCTATAATTGCTGTACAATAG
- a CDS encoding methylglyoxal synthase codes for MKKQTVIAIIAHDNKKADMIQFLIKNGIVLQHDKVKLIATGILGRNAEKSGFKVKKMLPCLMGGDAQIAAKVADGKINVVFMFTDPLVTNAHEVDIKMLVRICDVHNVPLAINEATAQLFLNAIVQQL; via the coding sequence ATGAAAAAACAAACTGTAATTGCAATAATTGCTCATGATAATAAAAAGGCAGATATGATTCAGTTTTTAATTAAAAACGGAATTGTGCTTCAACATGATAAAGTAAAACTTATTGCAACAGGAATATTGGGTAGAAATGCTGAGAAATCAGGATTTAAAGTAAAAAAGATGTTGCCGTGCTTAATGGGAGGAGACGCTCAGATTGCAGCCAAAGTAGCCGATGGTAAAATTAACGTAGTCTTTATGTTTACGGATCCTTTAGTGACCAATGCGCATGAAGTAGATATTAAGATGCTGGTCAGGATATGTGATGTTCATAATGTGCCGTTGGCAATCAATGAGGCAACGGCACAATTATTTTTAAATGCTATTGTACAGCAATTATAG
- a CDS encoding methylglyoxal synthase, with translation MEIAIIAHDGKKADMVQFLNKNKTLLLKENIKLIATGTTGSKAVNAGFKVKRMLSGPMGGDAQIAARVAEGKTQMVFFFKDPLASHAHEVDINMLIRVCDVHNVPLATNEASAQLLLNAVALQL, from the coding sequence ATAGAAATTGCTATTATAGCTCACGATGGAAAGAAGGCAGATATGGTTCAGTTTTTAAACAAAAACAAAACACTTCTTCTTAAAGAAAATATTAAGCTGATCGCTACAGGAACTACCGGAAGTAAGGCTGTAAATGCTGGTTTTAAGGTAAAAAGAATGCTTTCAGGGCCAATGGGAGGCGATGCGCAAATTGCAGCGCGTGTAGCCGAAGGTAAAACGCAAATGGTTTTCTTTTTTAAAGATCCTTTAGCGAGCCACGCTCATGAAGTCGATATTAATATGCTTATTCGTGTTTGTGATGTACATAATGTACCTTTAGCAACCAATGAAGCTTCTGCTCAATTGTTACTAAATGCTGTTGCATTGCAATTATAG
- a CDS encoding N-acetylglucosamine kinase: MKLIVDSGSTKADWIAIDDNGKVLFTTQTLGLNPEILEGPEIIERLNDRFDILQNKKNATHLFFYGAGCGTDRMKTELSQIFQEYFVNAIVEVHEDTYAAVYATTPKGEEAIVSILGTGSNCSYFDGKVLHQKVQSLGYIAMDDCSGNVFGKELIRKYYFNKMPKELAVEFEKEYDLDPDFIKNKLYKEPNPNAYLATFAKFLIKHKDTEFCRKIIFKGMKSFVKNYIKQFDNCKEVPVHFVGSIAFYLKDELQETFDKYELQLGNVLRRPIDGLIAYHVANQ, translated from the coding sequence ATGAAATTAATAGTTGATAGTGGATCTACTAAAGCCGATTGGATTGCAATTGATGATAATGGAAAAGTATTATTCACCACACAAACATTAGGATTAAATCCTGAAATTCTTGAAGGTCCTGAAATTATCGAAAGACTAAATGATCGTTTTGATATTTTACAAAATAAAAAAAATGCCACACATTTGTTCTTCTACGGAGCAGGTTGTGGAACTGACAGAATGAAAACAGAGCTTTCGCAAATATTCCAGGAATATTTTGTTAATGCTATTGTAGAAGTTCATGAAGATACATACGCAGCGGTTTATGCAACTACTCCAAAAGGAGAAGAAGCTATCGTGAGTATCTTAGGAACAGGCTCTAACTGCAGTTATTTTGATGGAAAAGTATTGCATCAAAAAGTACAATCATTAGGTTATATTGCTATGGATGATTGTAGCGGAAATGTTTTTGGTAAGGAATTAATCAGAAAGTATTATTTCAATAAAATGCCTAAAGAACTGGCAGTAGAATTTGAAAAAGAATATGATTTAGATCCTGATTTTATCAAAAATAAATTATACAAAGAACCAAATCCAAATGCTTATTTAGCAACTTTTGCTAAGTTTTTAATTAAGCACAAAGACACTGAGTTTTGCAGAAAAATCATCTTTAAAGGGATGAAATCTTTTGTAAAGAACTATATCAAACAGTTTGATAACTGTAAAGAAGTTCCGGTTCATTTTGTAGGTTCTATTGCTTTTTATCTAAAAGACGAATTACAAGAAACATTTGATAAATACGAACTTCAATTAGGTAATGTATTAAGAAGACCTATTGATGGATTGATAGCTTATCATGTTGCTAATCAATAA
- the gap gene encoding type I glyceraldehyde-3-phosphate dehydrogenase produces MSKVKLGINGFGRIGRIVFRETFNRDNVEVVAINDLLDVDHLAYLLKYDSVHGRFNGTVEVKEGKLYVNGRNIRITAERNPADLKWNEVDVDVVAECTGIFTTIETANEHIKGGAKKVIISAPSADAPMFVMGVNHESAKATDLVVSNASCTTNCLAPLAKVIHDNFEIVEGLMTTVHATTSTQMTADGPSRKDWRGGRAASINIIPSSTGAAKAVGKVIPALNGKLTGMSFRVPTADVSVVDLTVKVAKETSYEEIMAVLKKASENELKGILGYTEDAVVSQDFISDKRTSIVDATAGIGLNSTFFKLVSWYDNEYGYSSKLIDLSVHIAGLK; encoded by the coding sequence ATGTCAAAAGTAAAATTAGGAATAAACGGATTTGGACGTATCGGAAGAATCGTTTTTAGAGAAACTTTCAATAGAGATAATGTAGAAGTTGTAGCAATCAACGATTTATTAGATGTTGATCACTTGGCTTATTTATTAAAATATGATTCAGTTCACGGTCGTTTCAACGGAACTGTAGAAGTAAAAGAAGGAAAACTTTACGTAAACGGAAGAAATATTCGTATTACTGCTGAAAGAAATCCAGCTGACTTAAAATGGAATGAAGTTGATGTTGACGTAGTTGCTGAATGTACTGGTATCTTCACTACTATCGAAACTGCAAATGAGCACATTAAAGGTGGTGCTAAAAAAGTAATTATTTCTGCTCCTTCTGCAGATGCTCCAATGTTTGTAATGGGAGTAAACCACGAAAGTGCTAAAGCTACTGATTTAGTAGTTTCTAATGCTTCTTGTACTACAAACTGTTTAGCTCCTTTAGCTAAAGTAATTCACGATAATTTCGAAATTGTTGAAGGTTTAATGACAACTGTTCACGCAACAACTTCAACTCAAATGACTGCTGATGGTCCTTCAAGAAAAGACTGGAGAGGTGGACGTGCTGCAAGCATCAACATCATCCCATCTTCTACTGGAGCTGCTAAAGCGGTTGGAAAAGTAATTCCTGCTTTGAATGGAAAATTAACTGGAATGTCTTTCCGTGTTCCTACTGCTGACGTTTCTGTAGTAGATTTAACAGTAAAAGTAGCTAAAGAAACTTCTTATGAAGAAATTATGGCTGTTTTAAAGAAAGCTTCAGAAAATGAATTAAAAGGTATTCTAGGATATACTGAAGATGCAGTTGTTTCTCAAGATTTTATCTCAGACAAAAGAACTTCAATCGTTGATGCTACTGCAGGAATTGGTTTAAATTCAACTTTCTTCAAATTAGTATCTTGGTATGATAATGAGTACGGATACTCAAGCAAATTAATTGATTTATCTGTACACATTGCAGGTTTAAAATAA
- the pfkA gene encoding 6-phosphofructokinase: MPKTIKKVGVLTSGGDSPGMNAAIRSVVRTCAYHNIECIGIYRGYQGMIEGDFKEMGPRSVNNIVNKGGTILKSARSVEFRTPEGRKKAHENLLKAGVDALVVIGGDGSFTGGLIFNSEYGFPVMGIPGTIDNDIFGTSHTLGYDTALNTVVDCIDKIRDTASSHNRLFFVEVMGRDAGHIALNAGIGAGAEEILIPEEDLGLDRLLDSLQKSKASGKSSSIVVIAEGDKIGKNVFELKDYVEANLPEYDVRVSVLGHMQRGGSPSCFDRVLASRLGVKAVESLIEGKSNYMVGLQADKVALTPLEQAIKGKSEIDRELLRVSDIMST, encoded by the coding sequence ATGCCAAAAACAATAAAAAAAGTTGGTGTTCTTACTTCGGGAGGAGACTCACCAGGAATGAATGCTGCAATACGATCAGTTGTTCGAACATGTGCTTATCATAATATAGAATGCATAGGAATTTATAGAGGGTATCAGGGAATGATCGAAGGAGATTTCAAAGAAATGGGACCTCGTAGCGTAAATAATATTGTAAACAAAGGCGGAACGATCCTGAAATCAGCTCGTTCAGTTGAGTTTAGAACACCGGAAGGTAGAAAAAAAGCCCACGAAAATCTATTGAAAGCCGGAGTTGATGCTCTTGTTGTAATAGGTGGTGACGGAAGTTTTACCGGAGGATTAATTTTCAATTCAGAATATGGTTTTCCTGTAATGGGAATTCCGGGTACAATTGATAATGATATTTTTGGTACAAGCCATACATTAGGTTATGATACTGCCTTAAATACTGTTGTAGATTGTATTGATAAAATTAGAGATACAGCAAGTTCTCATAACCGTCTGTTTTTTGTAGAGGTTATGGGTAGAGATGCAGGTCACATTGCTCTTAATGCAGGTATTGGAGCAGGTGCCGAAGAAATCCTTATTCCTGAAGAAGATTTAGGTTTAGACAGATTACTAGACTCTCTTCAAAAAAGTAAAGCTTCAGGAAAATCATCAAGTATAGTAGTTATTGCTGAAGGTGATAAAATTGGTAAAAACGTATTCGAATTAAAAGATTACGTTGAAGCTAATTTGCCTGAGTATGATGTAAGAGTATCCGTTTTAGGGCATATGCAGCGTGGTGGTTCTCCATCTTGTTTCGACCGTGTTCTTGCAAGCCGTTTAGGTGTAAAAGCAGTAGAGTCTTTAATCGAAGGAAAATCAAATTACATGGTAGGTCTTCAGGCAGATAAAGTTGCCCTGACACCTCTTGAACAAGCAATTAAAGGTAAGTCTGAAATTGATAGAGAATTGTTGAGAGTATCTGATATCATGTCAACATAA